AATGCTCCTCACTCTCGCTGGATCTGAATGCCAATGAGGACCGAATCTCAGAGCACAGTGACTCCGAAAGCCCTGAGGAAGGTGAgatagcaaaacaaacaaacgaacatttttttaagttacaAAAATTCAATCCATTAAATTCGACGTGTTCTTAAggtcagacctttttttttaaatcctatgCTGTGTCACTTCAGATTTTTGTTGTCTCGTCTCTTCTCAGAGGACCGTGTCCCGCTGCAGGCCCAGGGTCGGCTCTGCATGAACCGTGTCTTCCACATGAGCGCAGACAAGATGTTTGAGCTGCTTTTCAGCGACTCCCTCTTCAGTCGCAGGTTCTTGGAGGCCAGGAAAATTACAGGTAGCTTCTTGTCCACCCCCaaaacgacccccccccccctcccctcctttggCGTATTTTCTCCTGCCTTTCTATGCTTGTAATACTCCAGAACATGGAGGATCAGAGTGATTTTCTCATCTGTCTCCCGTTTGCACGTGTCATCAGGTACAACCTCCACTCCTTGGCAGAAAGATGGTGCTGGCTCGATGAAGAGAACACTGAAGTACACAATCACCATCACTAACCCCCTGGTGGGAAAATTCTCCACGGCGACAGAGATGCAGGTGAGCTGAAGGATTCCCTCCTGCAGGTACATTTGTGAAGTAAGTGTTTACATGAgggtactctctctctctccccctctctcacagtgtctggctatttctctctctctcacagactctGTATAAGGACAGCCGCGAAGGCCAGTACTACATGGTCGATGCAGAAGTGTACACACACGATGTTCCGTACCACGACTACTTCTACACGTTCAATCGCTTCTGTATCATACGCAACTCCAAAAACAAGTGCCGTCTCAGGTAAGAAAGTGTTACGTCTACGCACCCAGAATGCACCCTGAAAGGGACGTAGTTGGACATACTTTCATGTTCAGTTGCACGATCGCCTTGTTTGTTCTCATTAGAACGTTGTCCAATCATGTGCGTGCACTCACCGTGCAAATTATTTGATGAAATATACCAATATGGGGAGCTAATTCATAATGTTTAGTTAAGttggggttttttaaatttatttttcgttttgttttcatcatagaaaaaaatgtcattgatgaacatttttcatttagttttgtgGCAAAATTACCACTTCCTACCTTTTATGGCTGTCAGCCTGACCCCATCCCAAAAAAAGAGTCACGTAAATTTTACAAGTGATTGTAAGACAAAACTCCCCAAATCCAGACATCTGTGTGAAATCATTACTGGAAAACTGGCAAAGTGTTCATCAACCCCACTCCCTCTGCTATACATTATGAACGTTCATTTAATAACATTTGTTCGCAATGACAAAcataaatgtctgttttataGTGTGGCATGTTTTCCCTTATGTACAGTGGTCTGAGGTGGCCTGTGCAATAACCCCAAATTATAATAAGATTAAACATAATCCCCCTTAATCTCcctgtacaaatattttttaaaaatatccttCGACAAACACAACCTGCCGTGAAGAAAGAGTGGTTCCTTTCGTCTGTTTGTTTATAATTGACGTTGGGTGTTTCTTGCTTGTGCCCAGGATCAGTTTtacgtgtttgtttttgtgttcaggGTCTATACAGATCTGAAATATAAGAAGCAGCCATGGGGCTTAGTGAAGTCCTTCATCACAAAGAACTCCTGGAGCGGCCTGGAGGATTACTTTCGCCATTTGGGTGTGTTTCCCTGTCCTTCCGCACGTCTTCATCTGACTCcgtatctgtgtatctgtgtgtctgactctgtgactgtgcGTTTCTGCGAAGCTGAAATACAGGACTCTTATACAgctgtgcaataataataataacaacaatgataataataataataataataataataactaaaagCTTAGTTAGTTTAGAGTGAAGGGAAGAAACTTGGGATACATTTTCCAGTTTCCAGAAATTCTTGTTTTTGCCTGAGAATCTCGGCCAGGGAAAACAGTCTGTCACCTGAACTGAGTTTTCTGAAGCTGCTTACTGTGCGAGGGGCCTCCCCAAGCATCTCGTATAGTGGATGAGATTACAGCTGCGTGTGAAAGCTTggctctgctgctgcaggaagtaAATTAGCCACTGAATCCCAGACAGTGGCCAGTTCTCTCCAGACGAGGCCATGTTGTTGCTGCATAATTACTTTTCACATCCCACAATCTATAGAACACAACAGAGCTGATGTGCAACGGCCCATTAAGTGGATGTGTAACGgggtggtatgtgtgtggggttgcTCTTGCGCTCCATGCTAAACGACTCTGAAATGTTTACACTCATTGTGTTGAAGTGGTTGCGTTGATTGTGCTTACTAATAgacttctcccccctccccccaccagagGCGGAGCTTCtagaggaggaggcggagctgacCGGGGGAGGCGGGGACTCAATGAAAATGAGTGCCCTGCGTCGCCGGCGGAGAACCTACAGCCGCTCCGTCTCAGAACACTTGAAACAGAGCAAGCAGTACAATACGGACACGGAGCACCGCGGAGAGAGCCTTTCGGgttggacaaacacacacacacgcacgcgctcacacatatacactcacgcatacacaaatgcaaaaacacactcGTGTGCACatagacaaatacacacacacgtgcacacaatcacactcacatcctgtatacactcacacatacacacacacgctcacgtaTATACACTCATgtatacacaaatgcaaaaacacactcatGTGCGCacagaaaaatgcacacacacgcacacaatcacactacATCCTgatcactcacacatacaccccgCTCACGTATATACACTCATGTATACACAATCAAAAACATCATTGCgcacagaaaatgcacacacaactcacacctacactcacacatatacacgcacacacacacacacacacacacacaaacatcgtTAAATACAGCAGGACCCAGTAATGTAGCATTTATCGGTGGTGCATTTGTGCATCTacgtgtctgtgctgtaggagCTATGGAGCCGAAGGGGCCACACAGATGGAGTATGACCACCATTGTAGCTGGAATGAGCCTCATGTGAGTCCCTTTACCTGTTTccaaaagctgtgtgtgtgtccacagaTGTACTCACCCAAAAGTGCAGGTAGTCACGCTACCCGGTGAGCTGCTTGTGAAGGAGGCAACGGAACTGCaaaattttgttcttttaaacgAGCGCACTTCTAGGAATGTAATTTTGCGtgcactcattacattacattacatttatttggcagacgcttttatccaaagcgacgtacaaaaagtgcatttcatggtcatagacaactgctaaacacaggttcagtaaggtacaatacttattttgtacagctatttctagccaaaaacacagttcacacagtgaacactattctgacctaacctctgcaaagccaactaggcagaagaataagttacagtattaggacaaatacaaatgaccaaaaagtgctgggatggggcaacatgtaacaagcgtcatgaaaagggtttttttttttttaattgcctgaTGTACCTAAATGGGGGGAGACATATtatttgtgggcctggagcatttgtgatgatgtaatcaggcaggaaaatgaagaagaagaagaagaaaaaacttccATTGTgcggacgtgtgaagttgtttgtgaattctgcctGTAGAAATGTGGTCAAATGGAACAgacattattgtttttaagggctgagagtctgtggtcattgcggttatttctgtagggaaccatgaaaagtgccaaactctcaatGCTATATAGGTATGTGGCATGCCGCCACActaaggcgtaacttggctggatgtcatatctgccatcccaataccCCCGCTACTAGGTGACCACAATGACACCTATTGGCCTGATGGTGGTGCTGTAACACAACCATTTACGTTTTGGCCAATAACTCCTGAACTGCGTGGTCTAGAAtgaaaattcttttttcttcagattcCTCGGCTCATGCCGAATGAAATTTATATTCCTAATTTAATgacaaaattttacattttttcagaaacacTTAAAATACTTCTCCTACATCAATTGACTGGGCAGATTGATGATAGCAATAAGCACCTGTGCTTTTGAGATACTTAAAGAGCCATTTAGGTTCTAgcctataaatatttatttatttatttatttttttgctggtcAGAATGTCCAGAAGGCCTTAAATTACCCAAACAGTATAGAGACATAACCAGCAATTGCAAGTTATGTCAACTCCAGTACAGACATGTATGTACAGATAAATGTGTACAGGTGAAcatatgtacaggtgtgtttgtACAGGTAAAGGTACGTGTAGCTGCTAATTATTGTTATCCTTTCCCCTAGACTGCTGGTTCTGGTGGTTCTGAATCTTGGCCTGTTCTTCAAACTGTGGGCGATGGAGGATGTAGCACATCAAATGTACTTGAGCACCAAGCAACACCTGCGAGAGAAGGTGGCATCGAGGTGAGCCCTATATCTCTTGTGTCTTTTTTGTCTTGTGGTTGTAGGCATGTTTTTTAGGGAGGTGGTGCATCTGCGAATAATTGCTCTCCATGCCCCATAGTTTAAACCCTGAGCTGAGCTCCAGGAGCAGGGACGACACTCAGCTTCTAAAGACTGTCCTCCAGGACTCCATACACTTGCTGGAACAGGTGAGTCTGTCGCGACTGATAAGCGTATTGTTGCTGTGTTACCCTGTGACACGAGTGCGTTGAATGCGTAATCCGAGCCATCTCTCCTCCACAGCTGCGCAGTTCTCTGAAGGCACTACAGAGGAACTTTGAGGTGTACAACAGAACTGGCCTGTGAGCTGCAGAGGCTTCTCCGGGCTCCAGGCAGCCAGAGGGGCGATGTCTCCTCCAGATGATGTCCTGTTTCTTCTGCCGTATGGTTGCTAGAGAGGCAGTTcttttaaagctgtgttttaGACTCTGTTGTTTGTAGGGGGTTCAACCTGCTGCCTTTGGGGTGCTTGGGTTCATGTACGCTAATCTATGAAGTTTTTCCTCTCTCAATATTCTCCTTTGGGATATTGCAGCCACAAAAATGTGACAATTGGCAAACCTCACAATGCAATAGCAATAACAGTCAATGTACTGATATGTAGTGTATATGTGTAgagtatattgtgtgtgtgtatgtgtgtgtatgtgtgtgcgtgtgtgtgcgcacgtgcgtgtgtgtatgtacatccATTTAAGTGTGTAACTAAGTTGGTCATATCCAGCActtctctctctgattggcatGCCAGTTGCTGCCCTGAATGTTTGACAAAGATCAATCTGGatgaaatgaatgtgtttttttgttatttccttctgtgggaattaaattaaaattttatttctcagtttattaaccatatttttttttattttaagatttgtttactttttaaatatttatttctggagTAATTCCTTGAAAACAGTAATTTTACATCAGGGCCTGAGTTTCTTGTATAAACTGATTTATATCTATATCTAAGTTCAAAAAAGTATATTTCAGTAGTTTAAGCACATTAATATTAGGGTGCGTTACCATTATGTAGGTGTTAGGGAACATGATGCGTACATGGGGCAGTTTGAAGGTTTGTCTCATATTAGACCAAGATGAGGACATTTAGGCTGTGACTTAAGTCAATTTTAGCCACGCACATTTTATGCACCAGAAAAGGTGGAATAGATGGTGCGTAACTACAAGTgggttcaataaaatattttttttttaacataaaatgcCTGATTTagtgatatatattttttaattatgcatgAAAACTTACATTATATAATATTGCATTCTGTAAATGTGACCTGATATCTGTTTAAGGACGACACGTGTGCTAATTCAATCAATGATTAATGAATTACCAAAACAAAGGCTACATTCAAACACAACAACTTagtaacacaaaaacatttaacaaaataaaacaaacaaacctgaGCCCACAATAAAATTTTTCAAAGCATGTTTACAACCTAGAAAACATGTCCTCTTAGaaacacatttctcaaaataaaCTCCAAAATACAACatgtcacaaaacacattaaacactACTATTTTCACACTTCAACAGCTGTTGAGGATGAGGGTGAGAAAGTGGAGGAAGTAAATGGAATGATGGGCACATATATAAGTGTCCCAAATCTGATGAAAACATCAGATTTTTGTGTATACACAGCTCAGAACAAATCAGATCTGTGTCACACAGGGAAAAAATTGGACATGGCCAACTTCAGCATCTATTCCGAACATTGcctaagttgctgctggaagggGTGTtagtgggccagtagggggcaatcttccagtgcagtgacggggacactgtgctgtaggagatggtGTTTTtcggatgagacattaaactgaggtcctgactcactgtggtccttaaagatcccatgacacttattgcgaagagtagggggttccctggtgtcctggccaaattccctACCTGGCTTTcacaacctgccacctaatcatcccccagtTAAACTGGCCgtagctgatgtgtggtgagcattctggcgcaaaatggctgccaagcatcactcaggtgggtgctacacattggtggaggctgaggtgagttttccccctcatcactatAAAAAGTGCACtgtatttaaacacacaaaaaaacgaactatataaatgtaagaaattattattattattattaacttgGAGCAAAAGCATTTGTCgaaacaaatcaacaaatgtaaaatcacaGCAGCAAGAACagtaattcaattcaaattaaacAGTTCACATGGATGGGAAACATTGATTTTCACAATGATGTGCATCTGCcatttcccagttttttttttttttttttttttttttgtccagtgttgatggtgcttggcccactggagtcttttcttcttgttaacagtgcatagcaagggctttttcacagataaacatCCTTTTAAACCAGCAGATTGtagttgccatttcactgtagtcagtgGAACAGGTTTCTCTCTagctgcattgagttcttcctgtcaTTGTGGTGCAGTTTATGCTGGTTTCTCTTGCTAGACAACACCAGGTATTTGTCTTCTgtctcttgatcttcctggtcttctcctgttgcCATTACTGACCATCAGCTAGGACCTTCTCACTGGGaatatacaacatccgcagaatccgcccctttctcaccacctactcaacccagctcctggtccaagcaatggttctatcccgcctggactactgcaactctcttctggctggactaccggcatctgccaccagacccctgcatctcattcagaatgctgcggctcgtctggtcttcaacctccccagacactcccacgtaactcccctgctcactaccctccactggctgcctgttatagcttgcatcaaattcaaaacattggttctagcataccaggcagtcaagggatcagccccagcataccttcacaagatattcaaaccctacatgccagccagatccctccgttctgctacctcaggacgcctagcacctccccctcttcgcacctgcacttccagaacacgtctcctgtctgttctggccccacgatggtggaatgacctccctgtggaggtcagaacagctgagactgtgacccatttcaaacgacgactgaagacccacctcttcaggctgcacctctccccatccctcccttccccctgtaaatgactaaacttagggttgtaactaggcagctgtttcataggtgacttagttgatgcgcctgtcttaacgactaattgtatttttatttatttttatttttccatagattgcgttgttgccgttctcgttgttagtgttaatcagtttaaccatcagggtccaagttgaactatgcggttgttccctgtacttggaccggtacttctctctagggttttcgtcatacttgttcctggttatggttatacactttgttgtacgtcgctctggataagagcgtctgccaaatgcctgtaatgtaatgaataatcTTACCACAATATTTACTTAGCTTCACACATCTAAACTTAACTCTTTCttctttacagagtagcaagacaggaaacagagcaaacaaagcaaacaccaggcctgaaccctcAAATTGCAAGtacattagtttaaaaaaaacactcccacCCTCAAACGGCGGCGAAAAAGCGCCTTGAAATAATATaacgaaaaaaaaactccaataatgaactatccctttaagagTACATGCGGAAGTTGTTTCTGTGAACCCAGAATGCACCCCAAAGCGCGAATGTTAAAAACGGATATAGTGATACAAAAAGTTAGCTACCGCAACATAAGGTGAGTTCAGAAGTTTGTTCTTTGGATAAATTCAGACAATAGTCAGGAAAACTAAAGGCAAACAGATTGGAGCATATTTTGTTACTCAGTCGGTAGGAATACACCTTCTGAAAGAATATGGGCGATAATTAAACGAACGAATTGGATTACCAGGGAATTCGGgtcatagacatatatacatgtctATGATTCGGGTTCCCAGTCTTAGATAATGGTGAGAGCACTGCACGTCTGTAGTAAATTCGGTAACGCGTGTGTAGCTACTGACGATACATAGTTCAAAGACCATGACTGATGAAGgaaagaacaggagagagaaaatacTAACAGAGAATAGGCTCGTCGTTGAGAGTAATGAATGGTAAGAAAATCTAAATGTGTTGTGCTGAAGCTGTGCTGAGCTGCTTCCAGAGTTTTGACGGCTTTTCATCATGATCTGCGCCAGCGCTTTATCTACCGCAGTCGCTGCGGAAGAGTCGATTTCTCTAATAAGCTCCTCAAAAGGTGCTAGTAGTGTCAAAGTGTTTTACATTTAGTGTGGATGAACTTGATAAAACAATGCCGAAAATCAAAACATCCTGAACATGTTGCAGCAGCTAATTATGGGGGGAAAACTGACCAGTTCGGATCCACGGCCGATCGATCGGTGCACCCTAAAGTCAAAATGGTATTGAATGCGGGTTTGTGAGCGCAGTATGTTTTAACCCTTTCGTGCTAGCCCCCCAGTAACCAGGACGCCGGTATTATGAGATTGCTAAACTCATACATTCAGTGTTCCTGCAATCAAATTATCAGTGGAAACCGCAAGCTCTGTATTCTAGCTTTATTATCAGATGATACAGGACAACTATGCTAAATACAGAGTGTCTAAGTGCCACCGTTGTCGGGTTGTCCAGGTAACAAGCACCCCTTCCCTGCAGTCCCATCTGCAATTTACCACCCGCGCACTGGACAATAGCGTCTATctaggagtaccatggtgattttcacactttctctgttttatgtgctatttgaaCAAGagacattgaagaaacacaatgagcaaagtattaaatatgtccgttctgtatttttggagaaatatgcgttttaaattcatcgtcccattttcaaccggttgagaaagttgtcatttttctacgtcacgaatacagtaaccactcctattcccacgccccgtaaagaaatctgacaggacacaccgtcctgctgttcagacaatgcaaatatttgactaacgttaggttcacttaaattagagttcctttagattatttctggttatattcatttagctagctacctaacgttagctagctaggaggtttgcgttatcgataacgttagcttgctagttcgcttttatgaggacgttatagttgtgcttttatcttaacttggctagctagatagcaaaaattgtaactggatacaagtcaacgtccttaccttagctatctatcgatacttgatatactactaagctagctagcttgtgaaaattcagtctcccaaagagagcgcgtatcatgggggtagctatggtaacagggaacggtctgtcaatcatagctaactgacagttctcattaccacgcccagacggttcgggtgaatttttatagtgggaaatttaggcttagaaaaatacgttttaaagtacattgaaatgactgaagaataaaaaaaattatgcacatttgttttgttgttgcctgaagacaactgggaagtgtcacgttcaaccaccatggtactcttttaacaaaaatattctttcaccaccaagaTTTTGTATTTCATCATAGCAGATAAAGCCGGTAGTAGCCCGAAGGTATGCCAGCACAGCGATAAAAGCGCTGCTCACTGaagagtaaaataaacaaaatgaattctTGTGTAAATATACCAAGTCATTCTATAAATATCTAcaactaaatattgaataaataaatacaaccttaccattggttttacgtgtagagatgccCCTTCAGTTTGAGTGATCAtgtattgtcttggacaatccgtttatgAAATGTACACTTATTTGTGACAGCTGGTTACCTTCTGAGATAGCTGTGTGTAAAACGACACATGTTGGTTACgacgttgtcgccctttttagttcattttttcttgattgacAATTGTTTTACCTagtaggtgacagtataagctttccaaCAATGTATGACGTCTAATTGACTTTTGGTATAGTGATTTATAGCTGAGCATAACCAAAAGTTTTGTCTCATCGTTGCTGCGTTGTGCATTCAGTCGCTGCAGTAGCAGTAAATCACATGCACCTGGCGAGATGTAGCTAATCGTTGAAATCTTGCttgcttttaaataattatacacTGTGGTCAAAGATGCTAAATCATGGAAGAGTCTAGAGGGCAGGTTTATCTgaacaaaatagttttaaacGATTGCCCGTTTTCCCAGGTGCGATGTTGAAACGGACTAATTCGGAACTAGCTTTTTAgcctggtgattttttttacaacaatgaaaaaatgtgagGTTGTTCGATAAGCGTCATACCACATAGCACAGTAAATGCCAAAACTAGGTGAACTCTGATTTCTATGGAGGTGTATCGTTTCGTATTCATTTCGAATAATGTTTTTTGGTGGCTGTTGTAATTACCAGAGCGTTTCCTCGTAAGTATAATAAAGCATCttattattttgagaaaaagATCTCGTATGGGAAATGTGGCATTGGGAAACAAAGGGGCAGATTAAGCTG
This is a stretch of genomic DNA from Anguilla rostrata isolate EN2019 chromosome 4, ASM1855537v3, whole genome shotgun sequence. It encodes these proteins:
- the gramd1c gene encoding protein Aster-C isoform X4 → MDIKAGAEDQAGRRERPSSLWLQQAESPPRDGTCTQGEEQQPPLSLQNTNPVSTEDPRLTSSHQRNPDTPLDRNASERSSKCSSLSLDLNANEDRISEHSDSESPEEEDRVPLQAQGRLCMNRVFHMSADKMFELLFSDSLFSRRFLEARKITGTTSTPWQKDGAGSMKRTLKYTITITNPLVGKFSTATEMQTLYKDSREGQYYMVDAEVYTHDVPYHDYFYTFNRFCIIRNSKNKCRLRVYTDLKYKKQPWGLVKSFITKNSWSGLEDYFRHLEAELLEEEAELTGGGGDSMKMSALRRRRRTYSRSVSEHLKQSKQYNTDTEHRGESLSGAMEPKGPHRWSMTTIVAGMSLILLVLVVLNLGLFFKLWAMEDVAHQMYLSTKQHLREKVASSLNPELSSRSRDDTQLLKTVLQDSIHLLEQLRSSLKALQRNFEVYNRTGL
- the gramd1c gene encoding protein Aster-C isoform X1, producing MPPLSSFLPLSRLDLWLMVKQHYGNDLGLNHEEMESFQISAEGTTQASMDIKAGAEDQAGRRERPSSLWLQQAESPPRDGTCTQGEEQQPPLSLQNTNPVSTEDPRLTSSHQRNPDTPLDRNASERSSKCSSLSLDLNANEDRISEHSDSESPEEEDRVPLQAQGRLCMNRVFHMSADKMFELLFSDSLFSRRFLEARKITGTTSTPWQKDGAGSMKRTLKYTITITNPLVGKFSTATEMQTLYKDSREGQYYMVDAEVYTHDVPYHDYFYTFNRFCIIRNSKNKCRLRVYTDLKYKKQPWGLVKSFITKNSWSGLEDYFRHLEAELLEEEAELTGGGGDSMKMSALRRRRRTYSRSVSEHLKQSKQYNTDTEHRGESLSGAMEPKGPHRWSMTTIVAGMSLILLVLVVLNLGLFFKLWAMEDVAHQMYLSTKQHLREKVASSLNPELSSRSRDDTQLLKTVLQDSIHLLEQLRSSLKALQRNFEVYNRTGL
- the gramd1c gene encoding protein Aster-C isoform X2, encoding MPPLSSFLPLSRLDLWLMVKQHYGNDLGLNHEEMESFQISAEGTTQASMDIKAGAEDQAGRRERPSSLWLQQAESPPRDGTCTQGEEQQPPLSLQNTNPVSTEDPRLTSSHQRNPDTPLDRNASERSSKCSSLSLDLNANEDRISEHSDSESPEEEDRVPLQAQGRLCMNRVFHMSADKMFELLFSDSLFSRRFLEARKITGRTSTPWQKDGAGSMKRTLKYTITITNPLVGKFSTATEMQTLYKDSREGQYYMVDAEVYTHDVPYHDYFYTFNRFCIIRNSKNKCRLRVYTDLKYKKQPWGLVKSFITKNSWSGLEDYFRHLEAELLEEEAELTGGGGDSMKMSALRRRRRTYSRSVSEHLKQSKQYNTDTEHRGESLSGAMEPKGPHRWSMTTIVAGMSLILLVLVVLNLGLFFKLWAMEDVAHQMYLSTKQHLREKVASSLNPELSSRSRDDTQLLKTVLQDSIHLLEQLRSSLKALQRNFEVYNRTGL
- the gramd1c gene encoding protein Aster-C isoform X3, which codes for MVKQHYGNDLGLNHEEMESFQISAEGTTQASMDIKAGAEDQAGRRERPSSLWLQQAESPPRDGTCTQGEEQQPPLSLQNTNPVSTEDPRLTSSHQRNPDTPLDRNASERSSKCSSLSLDLNANEDRISEHSDSESPEEEDRVPLQAQGRLCMNRVFHMSADKMFELLFSDSLFSRRFLEARKITGTTSTPWQKDGAGSMKRTLKYTITITNPLVGKFSTATEMQTLYKDSREGQYYMVDAEVYTHDVPYHDYFYTFNRFCIIRNSKNKCRLRVYTDLKYKKQPWGLVKSFITKNSWSGLEDYFRHLEAELLEEEAELTGGGGDSMKMSALRRRRRTYSRSVSEHLKQSKQYNTDTEHRGESLSGAMEPKGPHRWSMTTIVAGMSLILLVLVVLNLGLFFKLWAMEDVAHQMYLSTKQHLREKVASSLNPELSSRSRDDTQLLKTVLQDSIHLLEQLRSSLKALQRNFEVYNRTGL